Within the Gordonia westfalica genome, the region ACAGAGAGGTCGGGGTTTCATGTCGTCACCGCCGTTGGATCCGGAATCGGTTTCCGGGTCGACGGCCGGTCGTTCCACCCCCCGCGGCCCTCGGGCCGAGCAGATCATCCGGGCGGCGACGACACTCTTCCAGGAAGCCGGGTACCGCAACGTCAGCATCGAACAGATCGGAGCCGCGGTGGGTCTGACCGGGCCCGCGGTTTACCGCCACTTCCCCGGCAAACACGAGATCCTGGTGCAGGCACTCCTCACCCAGGTCGACCTGTTGGACGAACTCGTCCGCGAGGCCGACGAGTACAGCGAGACGCCGGAGGCCCAGCTGTGGCGTTTCCTCGATCGCCTCGGCGACCTGACCGCCAACCACGACGTGTCCATCCTGTGGCGCCGTGAGCAGCGACACCTGCGCCCCACGCAGCTCGAGCAGATGCGCGGCTATTTCACGAGGTTCAGCGACTACATCGCCGACAAGGTCGCTGCCGCACGGCCCGATCTGTCGACCGACGACGCACGTCTCCTCGGATTCACGGTCCTGAGCCTGTACTCCAACACCTCCGTCATCCGCGGGTCGATGGCGCCCGTACGCGTGATGCAGATCCAGCGGGCCATCGCCCGTTCGATCGTCGACTGCACGCCGCCCCCGGTCGGCACCGGCGTCACTGCACCGGCGCCGTCCGGGCGACGCCCGGCCGGCCGGCACGAGCGCATCCTCGATGCGGCGACGGACCTGTTCGCCGAGCGCGGTTTCCACGACGTCCGCATCGACGACATCGCGCGGGCGGCTGACATCTCCGTCGCCACCTTCTACCAG harbors:
- a CDS encoding TetR/AcrR family transcriptional regulator, encoding MSSPPLDPESVSGSTAGRSTPRGPRAEQIIRAATTLFQEAGYRNVSIEQIGAAVGLTGPAVYRHFPGKHEILVQALLTQVDLLDELVREADEYSETPEAQLWRFLDRLGDLTANHDVSILWRREQRHLRPTQLEQMRGYFTRFSDYIADKVAAARPDLSTDDARLLGFTVLSLYSNTSVIRGSMAPVRVMQIQRAIARSIVDCTPPPVGTGVTAPAPSGRRPAGRHERILDAATDLFAERGFHDVRIDDIARAADISVATFYQQIPGKTEVLRAILIRGLEGMLYLTTHALRDVDPRHALDVLISIHVEQSLGVHGRIIPVFTRDIVYLPDADQETSRSAQREYIAEWVTAIRARAAELTDADAAALTRAFLGVAGDIVQSPELRERPGITEDLTTLANRILLPAGLLSNS